The Lactuca sativa cultivar Salinas chromosome 2, Lsat_Salinas_v11, whole genome shotgun sequence genome includes a window with the following:
- the LOC111876737 gene encoding putative B3 domain-containing protein Os03g0621600 — protein MKSHRRLSLPENPVNFIKIILSDNTHSIGIRMPKRFTEKHGKDLLERVILKVPNGDVWRVDLQKSGDEIWLKNGWWEFAEHYSLKYGHLLMFKYEGFSIFGVVIFDTSATEIVYPPMKKDPLRNSTKDVARNNPQEVKLTKLETVKLEEETCSSSEDEKTRIKINVGGGSLRKRREDGRRAVERAKANFKSHKHFFIAYIQQSYVTGSRGLPVAVEFRKKCWRGRKKHRKYLLKLVNDDGRQKTWEVIAGDNRLHGAGWVAFVKDNGITFGDICVFELIHEHQNVLGVTILKCSP, from the exons ATGAAATCCCACCGCCGTTTAAGTCTGCCGGAGAATCCAGTcaactttataaaaatcattctCTCCGACAATACTCACTCCATAGGCATC AGGATGCCGAAGAGATTTACAGAGAAACATGGAAAGGATCTGTTGGAAAGAGTGATACTGAAGGTACCAAACGGTGATGTTTGGCGAGTTGACTTACAGAAGTCAGGGGATGAGATTTGGCTTAAAAATGGTTGGTGGGAATTTGCAGAGCATTATAGCTTGAAGTATGGACACTTATTGATGTTCAAATATGAAGGGTTTTCAATATTTGGTGTGGTTATATTCGATACAAGTGCAACGGAGATAGTTTATCCCCCTATGAAGAAAGATCCACTCAGAAACTCTACAAAAGATGTGGCAAGAAACAATCCACAAGAAGTCAAACTTACTAAACTGGAGACTGTGAAGTTAGAAGAAGAGACATGTTCATCGAGTGAAGATGAAAAAACTAGAATCAAGATTAATG TTGGAGGTGGAAGTTTAAGGAAGAGGAGGGAGGATGGAAGAAGGGCAGTTGAAAGAGCTAAAGCTAATTTCAAAAGCCATAAACATTTCTTCATTGCATATATCCAACAATCATATGTTACTGGATCAAGAGGACTG CCTGTAGCAGTTGAGTTCAGGAAGAAGTGTTGGAGGGGACGCAAGAAGCATAGAAAATATTTGCTTAAACTTGTGAATGATGATGGAAGGCAAAAAACATGGGAGGTTATTGCAGGTGATAATCGCTTACATGGTGCTGGTTGGGTGGCATTTGTCAAGGACAATGGTATTACATTTGGGGACATCTGTGTTTTTGAGCTAATCCATGAACACCAAAATGTACTTGGTGTTACCATCCTTAAATGTTCTCCCTAA